In a genomic window of Sporosarcina trichiuri:
- a CDS encoding GTP-binding protein — MAEQIPVTVLSGYLGAGKTTVLNHLLANRQGLRIAVIVNDTSEVNVDSMLVQQNGFTRTEESLLELSNGCICCTLREDLMIEVKKLAEAGSLDAIVIESTGISEPIPVAQTFTYEDEQLEIRLSDYCRLDSMITVVDAYRFFTDYESGESLLDRQQTADEQDSRDVSDLLIDQLEFADILLVNKWDLIDEDYKKPFLAFLRKVNPEAEIIPTTFGQTDPDRLLNRRLFDFEKASGSAGWLKELNEEHAPETEEYGISSFVYRRRKPFHPQRFHDWLLKFPGEIIRSKGLFWLATRQEMAGLLSQAGASIVFQGAGQWVAAMPEEERQAAILDDPGLAERWHEEHGDRQTELVFIGLDMDRASIERSLDDCLATEEEMAAGWNGTQDPLPQFV, encoded by the coding sequence TTGGCTGAACAAATACCGGTGACTGTGCTGAGCGGCTACCTGGGGGCGGGAAAAACAACTGTGCTGAATCATCTGCTGGCAAACCGGCAGGGATTGAGGATCGCAGTCATCGTCAATGATACGAGTGAAGTGAATGTCGATTCCATGCTGGTGCAGCAAAACGGGTTTACCCGCACGGAAGAAAGTCTGTTGGAACTGTCGAACGGCTGCATCTGCTGTACTTTACGGGAAGATTTGATGATTGAAGTGAAGAAGCTTGCGGAAGCGGGCAGTCTGGATGCCATCGTGATTGAATCGACAGGCATATCCGAACCGATTCCTGTGGCACAGACCTTCACCTATGAGGATGAGCAGCTGGAAATCCGGCTTTCGGATTACTGCAGATTGGACAGTATGATCACTGTTGTGGATGCTTACCGGTTCTTTACGGACTATGAAAGCGGTGAATCGCTGCTGGACAGACAGCAAACGGCTGATGAGCAGGATAGCCGGGACGTTTCGGACCTGCTGATCGATCAGCTGGAGTTCGCCGACATACTCCTGGTGAATAAGTGGGATCTGATTGATGAAGACTATAAAAAACCGTTTCTTGCGTTCTTACGGAAAGTGAACCCGGAAGCTGAGATCATCCCGACGACATTCGGACAGACGGACCCCGACCGGCTGCTGAACAGGAGGCTGTTCGATTTTGAAAAGGCGAGCGGATCAGCGGGATGGCTGAAAGAGCTGAACGAGGAGCATGCGCCGGAAACCGAGGAATACGGGATTTCGTCGTTCGTCTACAGGCGTCGCAAGCCGTTCCATCCGCAGCGTTTCCATGACTGGCTATTGAAGTTCCCGGGTGAGATCATACGCTCCAAAGGGCTGTTCTGGCTTGCGACCCGTCAAGAAATGGCAGGTCTTCTGTCGCAAGCGGGCGCTTCCATCGTATTCCAGGGCGCCGGCCAGTGGGTGGCGGCTATGCCGGAAGAGGAGCGCCAGGCCGCCATCCTCGATGATCCCGGTCTTGCAGAGCGCTGGCACGAGGAGCATGGCGACCGGCAGACAGAGTTGGTATTCATCGGTCTGGATATGGACCGTGCATCGATCGAACGGTCGCTCGATGACTGTCTCGCAACGGAGGAGGAGATGGCCGCAGGATGGAACGGAACGCAGGACCCCCTACCTCAATTCGTATGA
- a CDS encoding MATE family efflux transporter: MKTSSAQLNDLDTAPVGRIFLRYLIPSMIGMLLMAVNIVADGIMVGNRLGAAALAGVGIAAPVYSIFVAVSLWIGIGAATKYSSAMGGKDPEEGRRIFSHALVSIILITIIIGVIAYAARTPLAYLLGANAKTLPFVSDYLYVILIFGVILTAENMLSIFIRNDGGPTLAMSALIATSVLNIVLNYLFLFVYDFGVQGAAFATILASALGILIMSLHFFKKTNNLKWNRFTFDRRLFAAIVLIGFPSFLSEVGISVFTISHNIAFERTAGTDGVAAFAILNYVHNVLLMLFLGLGSAVQPLISYYRGAKNSRRIRKTMQLAMGTALGLGIAALLAGQFAAGTLVSLFGDFSPAVRSLAVSGIHLFFLAYLFTGMNFVMMTYYQSTGNVRMATWITASREILIMLLFLAILPPLFGVTGIWLAIPASEFVVFLGVWLVQRKAARPIIT; the protein is encoded by the coding sequence GTGAAGACATCATCGGCTCAGCTGAATGACTTGGATACCGCGCCAGTCGGCCGGATCTTCCTCCGTTATCTCATCCCCTCGATGATCGGGATGCTGCTCATGGCCGTCAATATCGTAGCCGACGGGATCATGGTCGGCAACCGGCTCGGTGCAGCGGCGCTCGCCGGTGTCGGTATTGCAGCCCCTGTCTATTCCATATTCGTCGCGGTCTCTTTATGGATCGGCATCGGTGCAGCAACGAAGTATTCCAGCGCCATGGGCGGCAAGGACCCTGAGGAAGGCCGCCGTATTTTCAGCCATGCGCTCGTTTCGATCATCCTGATCACGATCATCATCGGCGTCATCGCCTATGCAGCCCGGACACCGCTCGCCTATCTCCTCGGGGCGAATGCAAAGACCCTGCCGTTTGTCAGTGATTACTTATATGTCATACTGATCTTCGGCGTCATTCTGACCGCAGAGAATATGCTAAGCATTTTCATCCGCAATGACGGCGGTCCGACACTTGCCATGAGCGCGCTTATTGCAACATCCGTGCTCAACATCGTGCTGAACTACCTGTTCCTGTTCGTCTATGATTTCGGGGTGCAGGGTGCAGCATTTGCGACCATCCTCGCTTCTGCATTAGGCATCCTGATCATGTCCCTGCATTTTTTCAAAAAGACCAACAACCTGAAATGGAACCGATTCACATTCGACCGCCGCCTGTTTGCAGCCATCGTCCTGATCGGTTTCCCGAGTTTCCTGTCGGAGGTCGGCATCTCGGTGTTTACGATTTCCCATAATATCGCATTTGAACGTACTGCAGGAACGGACGGGGTCGCCGCCTTCGCCATCCTGAATTACGTCCATAACGTGCTGCTCATGCTGTTCCTCGGACTCGGCAGTGCCGTGCAGCCGCTCATCAGCTATTACCGGGGCGCCAAAAACAGCAGGCGGATCCGCAAGACGATGCAGCTGGCGATGGGCACTGCCCTTGGATTGGGAATTGCCGCACTTCTGGCCGGTCAGTTCGCCGCAGGCACGCTCGTCTCGCTGTTCGGCGACTTCAGTCCGGCCGTCCGCAGTCTGGCCGTTTCAGGCATCCACCTGTTCTTCCTCGCCTACCTGTTCACCGGCATGAATTTCGTCATGATGACGTATTACCAATCGACGGGGAATGTCCGGATGGCAACCTGGATCACGGCGTCACGTGAAATCCTCATCATGCTGCTGTTCCTCGCCATCCTGCCGCCGCTGTTCGGCGTCACTGGCATCTGGCTGGCCATCCCGGCTTCCGAATTCGTCGTATTCCTCGGCGTCTGGCTGGTCCAGCGGAAGGCTGCGCGTCCGATCATAACCTGA
- a CDS encoding TetR/AcrR family transcriptional regulator gives MKERIMKAFLEEVQETSMKFTMDDLAKRLGISKRTLYEHFSSKGEILDAIIDTTLREFDEKTAAILADDSLPLLEKIRSAITVVPTYNEFYTRQILEQMKKSFPDQWHRVDAALNEWDEVEELIRQGIAEGLIADRNVPLLMKLIIEAANATLDKNFFLRNHISSQEALEEIVDVLLYGIARQPDR, from the coding sequence ATGAAAGAGCGGATCATGAAAGCTTTTTTGGAAGAAGTGCAGGAGACGAGCATGAAATTCACGATGGACGATCTGGCGAAACGGCTGGGGATCAGCAAGCGCACGCTCTATGAGCATTTTTCATCCAAAGGGGAGATCCTCGATGCAATCATCGATACGACGCTCCGCGAGTTCGATGAGAAGACCGCCGCCATCCTGGCAGATGACTCCCTTCCTTTATTGGAGAAAATCCGCAGCGCCATCACCGTTGTGCCGACGTATAACGAATTTTACACGCGGCAGATCCTCGAGCAGATGAAAAAATCATTCCCGGATCAATGGCACCGGGTCGATGCTGCCCTGAATGAGTGGGACGAAGTCGAAGAACTCATCCGCCAGGGGATTGCGGAGGGACTGATCGCCGACCGGAATGTTCCCCTTCTCATGAAGCTGATCATCGAAGCGGCCAACGCCACCTTGGATAAAAACTTCTTCCTGAGGAATCATATCTCCTCACAGGAAGCGCTCGAGGAAATCGTCGATGTCCTCTTATACGGCATTGCCCGCCAGCCGGACCGCTGA
- a CDS encoding YhfC family glutamic-type intramembrane protease: MAGMPEAIIISIVLPFVLFGISIGRRRAPAFLLGVLTYVLGLLVIRLHLPDHLLGRSRMLEIWQMRHPAVFSVLIGSAGAAAGELLRLLVMFILLKRKTWQSAVFFGAGQGSAEVLVLVGVPAVGALVSPSIPQHPDVYAAVSIEQLCIMMMQIGLSVLMLQCIRRRDWRYLAAAVVSHTAIVTTVGFLPFIMHPAHQLAAILTVFIAGGLLLAGYAVVSKKKIDTSNRDWF, from the coding sequence ATGGCAGGTATGCCCGAGGCGATCATCATAAGCATCGTACTGCCGTTCGTCCTGTTCGGCATATCTATAGGAAGAAGGAGAGCTCCGGCCTTTCTGCTTGGTGTTTTGACCTACGTACTGGGACTGCTGGTGATCCGTCTGCATCTGCCGGATCATCTTCTCGGCCGGAGCCGGATGCTGGAAATCTGGCAGATGCGGCACCCTGCCGTCTTCTCGGTCCTCATAGGATCAGCAGGCGCTGCTGCGGGAGAATTACTGCGTTTGTTGGTCATGTTCATCCTGCTGAAGCGGAAGACATGGCAGTCGGCCGTCTTCTTCGGTGCAGGACAGGGAAGTGCGGAAGTCCTGGTGCTGGTCGGGGTGCCAGCGGTTGGTGCTCTTGTCAGCCCGTCCATTCCGCAGCATCCGGACGTCTATGCAGCCGTCTCCATCGAACAGCTGTGCATCATGATGATGCAGATCGGACTCTCTGTACTTATGCTGCAGTGCATTCGACGGCGGGACTGGCGGTACTTGGCCGCTGCAGTAGTCAGTCATACTGCGATCGTGACAACGGTCGGTTTCCTTCCGTTCATCATGCATCCGGCACATCAGCTGGCAGCCATCCTGACGGTGTTCATAGCTGGCGGTCTGCTCTTGGCCGGCTATGCGGTAGTCTCTAAGAAAAAGATAGACACATCGAACAGGGATTGGTTTTAA
- a CDS encoding catalase, with the protein MAKQDNNGMDPKDKQLEQYRKQNTGPDKPMTDESGMKTANDQKTLRAGKRGPLLMQDFHFYKKQSHFNRERIPEKVVHARGFGVYGDFELYESMEDYTMAKFLQGKGKKTPVFVRFSNFVGNRGSKDTAVDIRGFAVKFYTEEGNYDSLALQFPVFLLADAMKFMDVTHAAKPNPKTHIPQATVAHDSFWDYVVNNPEAAHMVMWLMSMRGRPRSWRMMEGYPVNTFRFVNKEGESTFFRLVWKPILGVHSLMLDEANAIGGVDPDFHRRDIVQAIENGAYPEYELGVQMIAEEDEFKYDFDILDDTKLWPEELIPPKFVGKMTLNRLMDNFFAEEEQSAFNPSNLVPGIEFSNDPVLQGRSFAYRDTELYRQNTANYEELPVNRPIADVQNNFRDSYSKYDIETDTVHYHNNSLADNTPSETAPEEGGYENYPGKVEGHVTREHPSDSFQDYYSQARIFWNSLSIPEKQDLVESFSFHIGAVKDKQLRQRNVEFWANVDTEMATLIAGNIGVEPPKTKNVDVDTQYASLSQLNSPHSAKTMKVGVLVGEGFNGREVKKTLEAFMENGILFETISEKQGMLKADDGTELEVLKSFIAVHPALYDAIYVVGGKSPMQMKFDSDVMDYVRVHYSHKKPIGVAAGAEQYVAMSEMNNMEGVVYAKDSGAFTDQFVEAIAQQRFWNRK; encoded by the coding sequence ATGGCTAAACAAGACAACAATGGTATGGATCCTAAGGACAAACAGCTGGAACAGTACCGAAAACAGAATACCGGACCGGACAAACCGATGACCGACGAAAGCGGCATGAAGACTGCGAACGACCAGAAGACTCTTCGTGCAGGGAAGCGGGGCCCGCTGCTGATGCAGGATTTCCACTTCTATAAGAAGCAGTCCCATTTTAACCGGGAACGGATTCCTGAAAAAGTTGTCCATGCCCGCGGATTCGGCGTCTATGGCGACTTTGAACTGTACGAGTCGATGGAAGACTATACGATGGCGAAATTCCTGCAGGGGAAAGGGAAGAAGACGCCCGTATTCGTCCGTTTCTCGAACTTCGTCGGCAATAGGGGGTCGAAGGACACGGCCGTGGATATCCGCGGATTTGCAGTGAAATTCTATACGGAGGAAGGGAACTATGATTCGCTGGCCCTCCAGTTCCCTGTGTTCCTGCTCGCGGACGCTATGAAATTCATGGACGTGACACACGCGGCGAAACCGAACCCGAAAACGCATATTCCGCAGGCGACGGTGGCTCATGACAGCTTCTGGGATTATGTGGTGAACAATCCGGAGGCTGCTCATATGGTGATGTGGCTGATGTCCATGCGCGGCAGACCGAGAAGCTGGCGGATGATGGAGGGCTATCCCGTCAATACGTTCCGGTTCGTGAATAAGGAGGGCGAGTCGACATTCTTCCGGCTCGTCTGGAAACCGATCCTCGGTGTCCATTCCCTCATGCTGGATGAAGCCAATGCGATCGGCGGCGTGGATCCCGATTTCCATCGGCGCGACATCGTCCAGGCGATCGAGAACGGGGCGTATCCTGAATACGAACTCGGTGTCCAGATGATCGCTGAAGAGGACGAATTCAAGTATGACTTCGATATTCTGGATGACACGAAACTATGGCCGGAAGAACTCATCCCGCCGAAGTTCGTCGGTAAAATGACTTTGAACCGCCTCATGGACAATTTCTTCGCTGAAGAAGAACAGTCCGCCTTCAATCCGAGCAACCTTGTGCCGGGTATTGAATTTTCAAATGATCCGGTTCTCCAGGGACGTTCATTCGCCTATCGGGATACGGAACTCTACCGACAGAACACTGCAAACTACGAGGAATTGCCGGTGAACCGTCCGATCGCCGATGTGCAGAACAACTTCCGGGACAGCTACTCGAAGTATGATATCGAAACGGACACCGTCCACTACCATAACAATTCACTGGCGGATAACACACCGTCGGAAACAGCGCCGGAAGAAGGCGGGTACGAGAATTACCCAGGGAAGGTCGAAGGCCATGTGACACGGGAGCACCCGAGTGATTCATTCCAGGATTATTATTCACAGGCAAGGATCTTCTGGAACAGCCTGTCCATACCTGAAAAACAGGATTTAGTGGAATCGTTCAGTTTCCACATCGGAGCGGTCAAAGACAAACAATTGCGTCAGCGGAACGTTGAATTCTGGGCGAATGTCGATACGGAAATGGCCACCTTGATCGCTGGGAATATCGGGGTGGAACCGCCCAAAACCAAGAACGTCGACGTGGATACCCAATATGCTTCACTGAGCCAGCTGAATTCACCGCACTCTGCCAAGACCATGAAAGTGGGAGTCCTTGTTGGAGAAGGCTTCAATGGAAGAGAAGTGAAAAAAACACTGGAAGCTTTCATGGAAAACGGCATCCTGTTTGAAACTATTTCCGAAAAACAGGGTATGCTGAAAGCGGACGACGGAACCGAACTGGAAGTGCTCAAATCATTCATCGCCGTCCACCCTGCTCTCTATGATGCCATCTATGTGGTCGGAGGCAAATCACCGATGCAGATGAAATTCGACTCCGATGTCATGGATTATGTCCGAGTGCACTACTCGCACAAGAAGCCGATCGGAGTTGCAGCAGGAGCTGAACAGTACGTCGCAATGAGTGAGATGAACAACATGGAAGGCGTTGTCTATGCGAAGGACAGCGGGGCATTCACGGACCAGTTCGTCGAAGCGATTGCACAGCAGCGCTTCTGGAACCGGAAATGA
- a CDS encoding aconitate hydratase, with the protein MPLNVTQKLIENHLVSGEMTPGSEIGLKIDQTLTQDATGTMVMLELEAMGVKRAQTEASAQYVDHNVIQVDNKNADDHLFLQSATQRFGLYYSRPGNGVSHPVHMQRLAVPGKTLLGSDSHTCANGCMGMLAMGAGGLDVALAIAGNPIYIKMPQIWGVRLSGQLPDWVSAKDVILEMLRRHGVKGGVGKIIEYYGPGLEHLSAMDRHVIANMGAELGATATVFPSDEEIRHFLKTQGREQDWTELKADEGAEYDLYEEIDLSALEPLVAKPSSPGNVVPVTEVAGTPIYQSYIGSSANPGYRDFAVVAEIVKGKRAKEGVSFDINPTSRQLLTDLVKEGHIASLLQADARLHQAGCNGCIGMGQAPATGRNSLRTTPRNFPGRSGTLEDSVFLCSPETAAASVLTGVITDPRTLDMPYPRVKDPEEPTVDTKLLSEPLPYEEARNVELYKGPNIALIPDMDPLHDYMELPVLLKMGDNISTDEILAGGARVLPFRSNLPEISKFTFENVDRTYYSRAKGTPNGHTIIAGYNYGQGSSREHAALAPRYLGLRVALAKDFARIHWQNLVNFGVLPLTFSDPADYDLLSDGDVLLMTDVRENVKSGKPFTVSIQGSSRKIRVEHALSGRQIDVMLEGGMINWAKARQNKIEA; encoded by the coding sequence ATGCCGTTGAACGTCACACAGAAACTGATTGAAAATCATTTAGTGTCGGGAGAGATGACACCCGGCAGTGAAATCGGTCTGAAGATCGACCAGACACTGACGCAGGATGCCACCGGGACGATGGTCATGCTGGAACTGGAAGCGATGGGTGTCAAACGAGCACAGACGGAAGCGTCCGCACAATATGTGGATCACAATGTCATCCAGGTCGACAACAAGAATGCGGATGATCACCTGTTCCTGCAAAGTGCTACACAGCGCTTCGGACTCTATTACAGCAGACCTGGAAATGGGGTCAGCCATCCCGTCCATATGCAGAGACTTGCTGTGCCTGGGAAAACACTGCTTGGCTCGGACAGCCATACGTGCGCGAATGGCTGCATGGGGATGCTTGCGATGGGAGCCGGCGGTCTCGACGTGGCGCTGGCGATTGCAGGCAATCCGATATACATCAAGATGCCGCAAATATGGGGAGTCCGTCTGTCCGGACAGCTGCCGGATTGGGTGAGTGCGAAGGATGTGATCCTGGAGATGCTCCGGCGCCATGGCGTGAAAGGCGGCGTGGGCAAGATCATTGAATATTACGGCCCTGGACTCGAACATCTGAGTGCCATGGACCGCCACGTCATCGCCAACATGGGGGCGGAGCTCGGTGCAACAGCGACAGTGTTCCCGTCTGATGAGGAAATCCGGCATTTCCTCAAGACACAGGGCCGTGAACAGGACTGGACAGAATTGAAGGCGGATGAAGGAGCAGAGTACGATCTGTACGAAGAGATCGATCTGTCGGCATTGGAGCCCCTGGTTGCGAAACCGTCCAGTCCCGGGAATGTCGTGCCGGTGACGGAAGTCGCGGGGACACCGATCTACCAGTCATACATCGGATCTTCCGCCAATCCGGGGTATCGCGATTTTGCAGTCGTCGCTGAAATCGTCAAAGGGAAGCGTGCGAAAGAAGGCGTATCCTTTGATATCAACCCTACATCCCGGCAGCTGCTGACGGATCTGGTGAAGGAAGGGCATATCGCTTCGCTTCTGCAGGCGGACGCCCGGCTGCATCAGGCAGGCTGCAACGGCTGTATCGGCATGGGACAGGCACCTGCTACAGGGCGCAACAGCTTGCGGACAACCCCGCGCAACTTCCCGGGACGTTCCGGGACACTGGAGGACAGTGTCTTTCTCTGCAGTCCTGAAACCGCTGCGGCGTCTGTCCTGACCGGGGTGATCACAGACCCGCGGACCCTTGACATGCCATATCCGCGGGTCAAGGATCCGGAAGAGCCGACAGTGGACACCAAACTGCTGTCAGAGCCTCTGCCTTACGAGGAAGCGCGGAATGTAGAACTCTACAAAGGCCCGAATATCGCGCTGATTCCGGACATGGATCCTCTGCATGATTACATGGAACTCCCCGTATTGCTCAAGATGGGTGACAATATTTCCACCGACGAAATCCTGGCAGGCGGTGCCCGGGTGCTGCCGTTCCGGAGCAACTTGCCGGAAATCAGCAAGTTCACATTTGAAAACGTGGATCGCACTTATTATTCCCGTGCCAAAGGGACACCGAATGGTCATACGATTATTGCCGGGTACAACTATGGACAAGGGTCGAGCCGTGAACATGCTGCGCTGGCCCCCCGCTATCTCGGGTTGAGGGTGGCGCTGGCCAAAGACTTTGCCCGCATCCACTGGCAGAACCTAGTTAACTTTGGTGTCCTGCCGCTCACTTTCAGTGACCCGGCGGATTACGACCTCCTGAGTGACGGAGATGTACTGCTGATGACGGACGTGAGGGAAAATGTCAAATCAGGCAAGCCATTCACGGTGAGCATCCAAGGAAGCAGCCGCAAAATCCGTGTTGAGCATGCGCTGTCCGGCCGGCAGATCGACGTCATGCTGGAAGGCGGGATGATCAACTGGGCGAAAGCGCGTCAGAACAAAATCGAGGCATAA
- a CDS encoding M20 metallopeptidase family protein — MSSIFKEITQLEGQIIKDRRHLHQHPELGFDLPNTRDYVQNRLDDLGIAYRQCGTLPEEIRQKFARAGFPEQTDCTGILAEIGSGSPCILLRADMDALPIEEETDSAFKSAAAGKMHACGHDSHTAMLLGAAAVLKERESELQGTVKLFFQPGEEWGYGSKLVIDDRALENPKVDAAFGIHIMPHQEAGTLSVTKGTITQAMDTYIVDIQGNGGHSSQPHKTVDANMIMTQLYTSLNLLLTREADPKQNVTFSVGSMSGGTVTNVIPDKAVLSGNMRSFDQTTRDHLCQRIPEMIDHTVKAWRGTYTITDFHTPTTYNDPAFVDSISGSLADVMGEGNIVDLGAINGSEDFPYISQAVPSAFVILGTGKEGNPPVHNPRMSQDESIFKYGAALHAQVAIDWLRSQNV, encoded by the coding sequence ATGTCTTCAATTTTCAAAGAAATTACACAATTAGAAGGTCAGATCATCAAAGACCGGCGCCATCTTCACCAGCATCCCGAATTAGGCTTCGACCTGCCGAACACCCGGGACTATGTCCAGAATCGGCTCGATGATCTCGGCATTGCATACAGACAATGCGGCACTCTGCCGGAGGAAATCCGTCAGAAATTTGCCCGGGCCGGGTTCCCGGAACAGACCGACTGCACCGGTATCTTGGCGGAAATCGGAAGCGGCTCGCCGTGCATCCTGCTCCGCGCCGATATGGATGCACTGCCGATCGAGGAAGAGACGGACTCGGCTTTCAAGTCGGCGGCTGCCGGCAAGATGCATGCGTGCGGTCATGATTCCCATACGGCGATGCTCCTTGGAGCGGCGGCTGTCCTGAAAGAAAGGGAGTCCGAACTGCAGGGGACCGTCAAACTGTTCTTCCAGCCGGGAGAAGAGTGGGGCTACGGCTCCAAGCTGGTGATCGACGACAGAGCGCTCGAGAACCCGAAAGTGGACGCGGCGTTCGGCATCCACATCATGCCCCACCAGGAGGCCGGCACGCTGTCCGTCACCAAAGGGACGATCACCCAGGCAATGGATACGTATATCGTGGACATCCAGGGCAACGGCGGGCACAGTTCCCAGCCGCATAAGACGGTCGATGCCAACATGATCATGACCCAGCTTTACACAAGCCTGAACCTGCTGCTTACGCGTGAGGCCGATCCGAAGCAGAACGTCACGTTCTCCGTCGGCTCCATGAGTGGCGGAACTGTCACGAATGTCATTCCGGACAAGGCGGTCTTGAGCGGCAATATGCGCAGCTTCGATCAGACAACGCGCGATCATCTGTGCCAGCGGATCCCTGAAATGATCGACCATACCGTTAAAGCTTGGCGTGGCACTTATACGATCACCGATTTCCACACGCCGACCACCTACAATGACCCTGCGTTTGTCGATTCGATCAGCGGCTCGCTTGCGGATGTCATGGGAGAGGGAAATATCGTCGACCTCGGAGCTATTAATGGGTCTGAAGATTTTCCATACATTTCACAGGCGGTCCCTTCGGCGTTCGTCATCCTGGGGACCGGGAAAGAAGGCAATCCGCCTGTCCACAATCCGCGCATGAGCCAGGATGAAAGCATCTTCAAATACGGGGCCGCCCTGCACGCACAAGTCGCTATCGACTGGCTTCGTTCCCAGAACGTCTGA
- a CDS encoding YfcC family protein, with translation MSQPKKERKGFNFPHVYIMFLLVMLLVVVLSWVVPSGQYERTTDPETGVQTLNTDVFHYVDQQKPIGFLDFFTALHNGVVQSADIIVMLLFASGALYLLEKSGAIAAGIHKLLRVAQGKEKLIIVALLTVFAVMGTIGFGEGGIPFIPLAMAVVMGMGYDRITAFATSTVGLAFGFTAGAVNFYTTGGSQSIVGLPIYSGLLFRIIALVIFVAISVIYILRYANKTKIHPDKSIVADEYAVQLEEAKSAEFEEEPFTLPRKIALLGLIGVLVGSAYGAIKLGWAMPELSAVYAIYALFLVIILRMKPSEAAADFGIGASRLLPTALAIGFARSVMILMTQAEIIDTAVHALAGLLSNTGSIITLLALFLVVIFFNFFVVSGSGKAVILMPIMGPLGKILGINQQVMVLVYQFGDGFTNYLWPTSGGLMAALGMSNVNYADWVKFSWKLFLILHFAAFLLIVIAQYIGLGPS, from the coding sequence ATGTCACAGCCAAAGAAAGAGCGGAAAGGGTTCAACTTCCCGCACGTCTATATTATGTTCCTGCTTGTCATGCTGCTTGTCGTCGTCCTGTCTTGGGTTGTGCCGAGCGGGCAATATGAGCGGACGACGGATCCGGAGACCGGTGTCCAGACACTGAACACGGATGTCTTCCATTATGTGGATCAGCAGAAGCCGATCGGTTTCCTCGACTTTTTCACCGCACTCCACAATGGGGTGGTACAGTCTGCGGATATCATCGTCATGCTGCTGTTCGCAAGCGGCGCGCTGTATCTTCTGGAGAAATCAGGAGCAATCGCGGCCGGCATCCACAAGCTGCTGAGAGTCGCACAGGGCAAAGAAAAACTGATCATCGTCGCTTTGCTTACTGTATTCGCGGTCATGGGGACGATCGGCTTCGGGGAAGGCGGCATCCCGTTCATCCCGCTCGCCATGGCAGTCGTCATGGGAATGGGCTATGACCGGATCACCGCGTTTGCAACCTCCACAGTCGGTCTTGCCTTCGGCTTCACGGCAGGTGCGGTCAACTTCTATACAACAGGGGGCAGCCAGTCGATTGTCGGACTGCCGATCTACTCAGGTCTGCTGTTCCGTATTATCGCCCTTGTCATCTTCGTCGCCATCTCAGTCATCTACATACTGCGGTATGCCAACAAGACGAAAATCCATCCTGACAAAAGCATCGTCGCGGATGAGTATGCGGTACAACTGGAGGAGGCAAAATCGGCTGAATTCGAAGAAGAGCCGTTCACCCTCCCCCGCAAGATTGCGCTCCTCGGCCTCATCGGTGTCCTTGTCGGCAGTGCATACGGGGCTATCAAACTCGGCTGGGCGATGCCTGAACTATCTGCAGTCTATGCCATCTATGCGCTGTTCCTCGTCATCATCCTGAGGATGAAGCCGAGTGAAGCAGCAGCCGACTTCGGTATCGGGGCTTCACGACTGCTGCCGACCGCACTTGCCATCGGGTTCGCCCGATCGGTCATGATCCTCATGACCCAGGCTGAAATCATCGATACAGCAGTCCATGCACTCGCAGGCCTGCTGAGCAATACAGGCTCGATCATCACGTTGCTCGCCCTGTTCCTGGTCGTCATCTTCTTCAATTTCTTCGTCGTCTCAGGAAGCGGGAAAGCGGTCATTCTCATGCCGATCATGGGGCCACTGGGGAAAATACTGGGCATAAACCAGCAAGTCATGGTTCTTGTCTACCAATTCGGGGACGGGTTCACGAACTACTTGTGGCCCACATCGGGGGGCCTGATGGCTGCGCTCGGCATGTCGAATGTGAACTACGCTGACTGGGTCAAGTTCTCGTGGAAATTGTTCCTCATCCTGCACTTTGCGGCGTTCCTCCTGATTGTGATCGCGCAGTACATCGGACTCGGACCAAGCTAA